The following are encoded together in the Citrus sinensis cultivar Valencia sweet orange chromosome 1, DVS_A1.0, whole genome shotgun sequence genome:
- the LOC102615184 gene encoding RAN GTPase-activating protein 2: MDATSPNSERRPFSIKLWPPSQNTRQMLVERMRNNLTTKSIFTQRYGVLTQEEAEENAKKIEDVAFSSANEHYEKEPDGDGSSAVQLYARECSKLLLEALKRGPRTKEFGEVPSFEKTEDVTEELTSEKVSTADVTLFDISKGQRAFIEAEEAEEILRPLKEPGNSYTKICFSNRSFGLEAARVAEPILVSINSQLKEVDLSDFVAGRPEAEALEVMAIFSAALEGSVLKSLNLSDNALGEKGVRAFGALLESQSSLEELYLMNDGISKEAARAVCELIPSTEKLRVLQFHNNMTGDEGAQAISDVVKHSPLLEDFRCSSTRIGSEGGTALSEALESCTHLKKLDLRDNMFGVEAGVALSKALSNYADLTEVYLSYLNLEDDGTVAITNALKGSAPLLEVLELAGNDITVEAAPVISACVAAKQHLTKLNLAENELKDDGAIQISKALQQGHDQLKVVDMSSNFIRRAGARQLAQVVIQKPGFKQLNIDANIISEEGIDEVKEIFKNSPDMLESLEENDPEGGDDDEESGEGEGNEDELESKMKNLEVKQDD, encoded by the coding sequence ATGGATGCCACATCGCCTAATTCAGAACGCCGTCCGTTTTCAATTAAACTGTGGCCTCCAAGCCAAAACACTAGACAGATGCTTGTTGAACGTATGAGGAACAATCTCACAACTAAATCCATTTTCACCCAGAGGTACGGCGTTTTGACCCAAGAAGAGGCTGAAGAGAatgcaaagaaaattgaagatgTGGCTTTCTCCTCTGCGAATGAGCACTATGAAAAGGAACCTGATGGCGATGGAAGTTCTGCTGTGCAGCTTTATGCCAGAGAATGCAGTAAGCTTTTGCTGGAGGCTCTTAAGAGAGGCCCTAGAACAAAGGAATTTGGGGAGGTGCCATCATTTGAGAAAACTGAGGATGTCACAGAGGAGTTGACATCTGAGAAAGTCTCTACTGCTGATGTTACCCTTTTTGATATATCCAAAGGACAGCGTGCGTTTATTGAGGCAGAAGAGGCTGAAGAGATTCTAAGACCACTAAAGGAGCCTGGAAACTCCTATACTAAGATTTGCTTTAGCAATAGAAGCTTTGGTTTAGAGGCAGCCCGAGTAGCTGAGCCCATTTTGGTTTCCATCAATAGTCAACTGAAGGAAGTTGATCTCTCAGATTTTGTTGCAGGAAGACCGGAGGCAGAAGCTCTTGAAGTTATGGCAATATTCTCTGCAGCCCTGGAAGGTAGTGTTTTAAAATCTCTGAACCTATCAGACAATGCCTTGGGTGAGAAGGGTGTCAGGGCTTTCGGGGCACTACTGGAATCCCAGAGTTCCCTGGAAGAGCTCTATTTAATGAATGATGGCATCTCAAAGGAAGCTGCACGTGCAGTCTGTGAACTGATTCCCTCCACAGAGAAGCTCAGAGTCCTTCAGTTTCATAATAACATGACTGGAGATGAAGGGGCACAAGCTATCTCTGACGTTGTGAAGCACTCTCCTTTGTTGGAGGATTTTCGGTGCTCGTCTACTAGGATAGGATCGGAAGGAGGAACTGCATTATCAGAAGCACTTGAGTCTTGTACTCATTTGAAAAAGCTTGACCTGCGGGACAACATGTTTGGCGTAGAAGCTGGAGTTGCTCTGAGCAAAGCTCTTTCTAATTATGCAGATCTCACTGAGGTTTACCTCAGCTATCTCAACTTGGAAGATGACGGTACTGTTGCTATAACTAACGCTCTGAAGGGATCTGCTCCTTTACTTGAAGTTCTGGAGCTGGCTGGAAATGACATTACTGTTGAAGCTGCTCCTGTTATATCTGCTTGTGTAGCAGCAAAGCAGCACCTTACCAAGTTGAACTTGGCTGAGAATGAACTAAAGGATGATGGTGCTATCCAGATTAGCAAGGCCCTGCAACAAGGCCATGACCAGCTAAAGGTAGTTGACATGAGCAGCAACTTCATACGAAGGGCAGGGGCTCGACAACTGGCACAAGTTGTCATTCAAAAACCTGGGTTTAAACAGCTGAATATTGATGCAAATATCATCTCTGAAGAAGGCATTGATGAGgtgaaagaaatatttaagaatTCTCCTGACATGCTTGAATCCTTGGAGGAGAATGATCCAGAGGGAGgcgatgatgatgaagaatcTGGAGAGGGCGAAGGCAATGAGGATGAATTGGAGTCGAAGATGAAGAATCTTGAAGTTAAACAAGATGATTAA
- the LOC102614678 gene encoding probable ATP-dependent DNA helicase CHR12: MVTQLEHHQQERPCPDPVERTKSLICALNFISRNLPVPPDVYDTVSSIYYGEQEADDDVVHDDGGSDEGPVPEKASPVGSTISCGSDLMSDFENALSKQRLKSMTGFGLTELRENRYQSHIQHRLKELEELPSSRGEELQTKCLLELYGLKLAELQSKVRSDVSSEYWLRMTCAFPEKQLFDWGMMRLRRPLYGVGDAFATEADDHFRKKRDAERLSRLEEEARNQIETRKRKFFAEILNAVREFQVSIQASIKRRKQRNDGVQAWHGRQRQRATRAEKLRFQALKADDQEAYMRLVKESKNERLTTLLEETNKLLVNLGAAVQRQKDSKHVDGIEPLKDSEDDLLDLDASENGTPRDLHPEEDDIIDSDHNDDSGDLLEGQRQYNSAIHSIEEKVTEQPTLLQGGELRAYQLEGLQWMLSLFNNNLNGILADEMGLGKTIQTIALIAYLLENKGVTGPHVIVAPKAVLPNWINEFSTWAPSIAAVVYDGRPDERKAMREEFFSERGRFNVLITHYDLIMRDRQYLKKVQWIYMIVDEGHRLKNHECALAKTISGYQIQRRLLLTGTPIQNSLQELWSLLNFLLPTIFNSVENFEEWFNAPFKDRGQVALTDEEQLLIIRRLHHVIRPFILRRKKDEVEKYLPGKSQVILKCDMSAWQKVYYQQVTDVGRVGLDTGTGKSKSLQNLSMQLRKCCNHPYLFVGEYNMWRKEEIIRASGKFELLDRLLPKLRKSGHRVLLFSQMTRLMDILEIYLKLNDFKFLRLDGSTKTEERGTLLKQFNAPDSPYFMFLLSTRAGGLGLNLQTADTVIIFDSDWNPQMDQQAEDRAHRIGQKKEVRVFVLVSVGSIEEVILERAKQKMGIDAKVIQAGLFNTTSTAQDRREMLKEIMRRGTSSLGTDVPSEREINRLAARSDEEFWLFEKMDEERRQKENYRSRLMEDHEVPEWAYSAPDNKEEQKGFEKGFGHESSSITGKRKRKEVVYADTLSDLQWMKAVENGQDISKLSTRGKRREYLPSEGNESASNSTGAEKKNLDMKNEIFPLASEGTSEDTFGSAPKRLRFERRNSESSDIQSVEKSEHKGVQGSGLNGHILTWNTHRKKRSSYVVQTSSSDSRGQNSNGRGNGWS, translated from the exons ATGGTGACTCAGCTAGAGCATCACCAACAAGAGAGACCTTGCCCAGACCCTGTAGAGAGAACCAAGTCTTTGATCTGTGCCTTAAACTTTATCTCTCGAAACCTCCCTGTCCCTCCTGACGTGTACGACACCGTTTCCTCCATCTATTATGGCGAACAAGAGGCTGATGACGATGTGGTCCATGATGACGGTGGATCTGATGAGGGACCGGTGCCCGAGAAGGCTTCG CCTGTTGGTTCGACGATTTCTTGTGGATCAGATTTGATGAGTGACTTTGAAAATGCACTATCAAAGCAACGGCTTAAAAGCATGACAGGTTTTGGATTGACAGAATTAAGGGAGAATCGTTATCAGAGCCACATTCAGCATCGGTTAAAAGAGCTTGAAG AATTACCTTCAAGTAGAGGTGAAGAGCTGCAGACAAAGTGCTTGCTTGAACTCTATGGACTAAAG CTGGCAGAGTTGCAGAGCAAGGTTAGGTCTGATGTGAGTTCTGAATACTGGCTTCGTATGACCTGTGCATTTCCTGAAAAGCAACTTTTTGATTGGGGAATGATGCGACTGCGCCGTCCTCTATATGGTGTTGGAGATGCTTTTGCCACAGAAGCTGATGATCACTTCAGGAAGAAGCGGGATGCTGAG AGGTTGTCAAGATTGGAAGAGGAGGCAAGGAACCAGATTGAgactagaaaaagaaaattttttgcaGAAATACTTAATGCTGTCCGTGAATTCCAAGTGAGTATCCAAGCTTCTATAAAACGTCGAAAGCAAAGGAATGATGGGGTCCAG GCATGGCATGGACGGCAAAGGCAACGTGCTACACGAGCTGAGAAATTGAGGTTCCAAGCCCTGAAGGCTGATGATCAAGAAGCATACATGAGATTAGTGAAGGAGAGCAAGAATGAACGATTAACCACGCTTcttgaagaaacaaataagCTCCTTGTCAACTTGGGAGCTGCTGTTCAACGTCAGAAAGATTCTAAACATGTAGATGGCATTGAACCCTTGAAAGACTCGGAAGATGATTTGCTTGATTTGGATGCTTCAGAGAATGGAACCCCCAGGGATTTGCATCCTGAGGAAGATGACATTATTGATTCTGACCACAATGATGATTCTGGTGATTTACTGGAAGGTCAGAGGCAGTATAACTCGGCCATTCACTCAATTGAGGAGAAG GTAACGGAGCAGCCAACCTTGCTTCAAGGTGGAGAATTAAGGGCATACCAGTTAGAAGGCCTCCAATGGATGCTCtccttatttaataataaccTAAATGGAATTTTAGCTGATGAGATGGGACTGGGGAAAACAATACAAACCATTGCCTTGATTGCATATCTCCTGGAGAACAAGGGTGTCACTGGCCCCCATGTTATAGTGGCACCAAAGGCCGTTCTACCCAATTGGATCAATGAATTTTCAACATGGGCTCCTAG TATTGCAGCTGTTGTTTACGACGGACGTCCTGATGAGAGAAAGGCAATGAGGGAAGAGTTCTTTTCAGAGAGAGGAAGATTTAATGTGTTGATAACACACTATGATCTCATCATGAGAGATAGAcaatatttgaagaaagttCAGTGGATCTATATGATTGTTGATGAAGGGCATCGTTTAAAGAATCATGAGTGTGCTCTTGCGAAGACTATATCAGG CTATCAGATTCAACGCAGACTTCTGTTAACTGGGACCCCAATCCAGAATAGTCTGCAGGAATTATGGTCCCTCCTTAATTTTCTCCTcccaacaatttttaattctgtTGAGAATTTTGAGGAGTGGTTTAATGCTCCCTTCAAAGACAGGGGTCAGGTTGCTCTTACGGATGAAGAACAGCTGTTGATTATTCGCCGTTTGCATCAT GTTATAAGGCCATTCATATTGAGGAGGAAAAAAGATGAAGTAGAGAAATACCTTCCTGGGAAGTCCCAGGTCATCCTGAAATGTGATATGTCAGCATGGCAAAAAGTATACTATCAGCAAGTTACAGACGTGGGCAGAGTTGGTCTAGATACTG GAACGGGAAAATCAAAGAGTTTACAGAATTTATCAATGCAGCTGAGAAAGTGTTGTAACCACCCATACCTTTTTGTTGGAGAATATAACATGTGGCGCAAGGAGGAGATCATCAGAGCATCCGGAAAATTTGAGCTACTTGATCGTTTGCTACCAAAACTTCGCAAATCTGGGCACAGAGTCCTACTGTTCTCACAGATGACTCGTCTCATGGACATTcttgaaatatatttgaagCTTAACGATTTTAAGTTTCTTAGACTTGATGGTTCCACAAAAACCGAGGAAAGAGGGACATTATTGAAGCAATTTAACGCTCCAGACTCCCCTTACTTCATGTTTCTCTTGAGCACTCGTGCTGGAGGACTTGGTCTTAACTTACAGACTGCAGATACTGTAATAATCTTTGATAGTGATTGGAATCCACAAATGGACCAACAGGCAGAGGATCGAGCCCATCGAATTGGACAGAAGAAAGAAGTCAGGGTGTTTGTGTTGGTCAGTGTTGGTTCAATTGAAGAAGTGATCTTGGAACGTGCTAAGCAGAAAATGGGCATTGATGCCAAGGTCATCCAAGCAGGACTTTTCAATACAACTTCTACTG CTCAGGACAGACGGGAGATGTTGAAGGAGATAATGCGTCGAGGTACAAGCTCTCTCGGAACAGATGTGCCGAGTGAGAGAGAAATCAACCGACTTGCTGCTCGCTCCGATGAGGAATTCTGGCTGTTTGAGAAGATGGATGAggaaagaagacaaaaagagaATTACCGATCTCGTCTCATGGAAGATCATGAGGTTCCTGAGTGGGCATATTCTGCACCTGATAATAAGGAAGAACAAAAAGGTTTTGAAAAAGGTTTTGGACATGAGAGCAGCAGCATTACAGGAAAGCGGAAAAGGAAGGAGGTAGTTTATGCTGATACATTAAGTGATTTACAATGGATGAAAGCTGTGGAAAACGGTCAAGACATATCAAAGCTTTCAACTAGAGGAAAGAGAAGGGAGTATCTTCCATCAGAAGGCAATGAATCTGCTAGTAACAGTACAGGAgcagagaaaaagaatttagacatgaaaaatGAGATTTTCCCTTTGGCGAGTGAGGGAACAAGTGAGGATACTTTTGGCTCAGCCCCAAAAAGACTCAGGTTTGAAAGGCGAAATTCAGAAAGCTCGGACATTCAGAGTGTCGAAAAGTCCGAACATAAGGGTGTTCAAGGAAGTGGTTTGAACGGGCATATACTTACATGGAATACCCACCGGAAGAAAAGATCAAGTTATGTTGTTCAGACTTCGTCTTCAGATTCTAGAGGGCAGAATTCGAATGGCAGAGGAAACGGATGGAGTTGA